AATATTTGAAAGGGCTGTGTTTATATCAACAAAAGAAATTTGTCCCTTCATTGACGGAATTTCTGTATGTTGCTGATCAGGTTGCGGAAGGAAATCTGGCTGAAAAAAGCAAAAACCTGGCGCTGAAAATTATTGAAAACAATGTGACCACTCCTGATTTGAAACGACTGAGTGATTCCTGCGCCGGAGAAATTTCTTCCGCTATTGTCGCCATTAAACTGGCGTCCAGCTATATCAACATTGGCCGACGCGCCGAGGCATTTACGTTGTTGCAAAATTTCATCAAGCGTCATCCGAAAAATCCCTACAACCAACAGATCAAACAATTGCTCTCTCGCACGGATATTGTGATTCCCAAAGGCATTGTCAAGGTCGGGATCATCTTGCCGATTTCCGGCGAGTACAGCGAACAGGCGCGAGCTGTGTTGGCGGGCATTCGCTATGCGCAAAAGAAATGGAACGAAAAAGCGGAAGTGCAAATCGAATTGGTGATCAAAGATTCGCAAGGAGATATTGTTCGCACCGTAGAGGCAACCAGAGAATTGTTGCAGGATAACGGAGTTTTGGCCATAATCGGCGAGTTGGATCGCGACAAAACCGTCGCTATTTCCGCGGCAATAAATAACTATAATATGCCTTTAATCGCTCCCACAACTTCCGGCGTGAACGTGACTAAATTGAATAACTATACTTTCCAATTGAATCCGGACCTTGGTTCTCGCGGGGAAAAGCTGGCGGAATACGCGGTAAAAAAAATGAATTTAAAGACATTCGCCACGTTGGCGCCGATGGATGACTACGGACGACAGATGGCGGACGCCTTCACGGCGACCGTGGAAAAATTGGGTGGGTCTGTATTGACGCAGAAATGGTATTTCCCCGGCACAAAGGATCTGGGTCGGCAAATGAAAAGCATTCGTGAAATGGGTTTTAACATGATGAATAGGGACTCCCTGATACATTATTACACCAAAGGCATGAGCCCGATACAGAAAAGACGATTTGATCTGGAAACCATTCCTGTGACTTCCATCGACGGCGTATTTATTCCTTGCGCCACCGAAGAGATTCAATACATCGCCCCGCAGTTCGCGTTTGTGAATATTCGCACTCAGCTCTTTGGCGGAGAAAATTGGTACGAATTAGATGAATTGCGAAAAGTGCAGCAGTACGTTGACGGCGTGATTTTTTGCAGCGGCTATTTCAAAGATGAGACAAATCCTGATTTTATTCGCTTTCAAAAAGATTTTACTAAAATTATGAAGCGCAAACCCGATGTGATGGAATTGTACGGTTACGATGCCATGCAAGTTTTTGAAGGTGCTGTTTCTAAAAATCATCTGACACGAGAGGAAGTAGCAAATTTTTTGAGCAATTTGAAAAATTTATCAGGAATTCGCGGTAAGATTTCGATTGACACTGAAACGGGGATCAATCGGGCAATGCGATTGATCACTTACAAAAATGGCCGTTTTAGTTTGATTGAAACCGGCCAATAAAACGACAAAAAATGTTTTCACCGGGCCAGGTTTTCATAGGAATCTGGCCCGAAAAAGCTCGCCGCGCTGCAAAATTCAAACCAAAAATAAAAAGTCCTTGATTTTTATCCCAAAATTTTTTATATTAAAATACTCC
This portion of the Calditrichota bacterium genome encodes:
- a CDS encoding ABC transporter substrate-binding protein, which codes for MNRQKTTRLKSLFLVLLFLLSLLPIVRGQTLKVKGINYIPEIEVLFGQGIQAYQRADYHKAEEIFSNLISRYPPHQRLTIAYVMLGKSYYQQGKFQQTIRKIDELLKKYPNSNYRFYAKYLKGLCLYQQKKFVPSLTEFLYVADQVAEGNLAEKSKNLALKIIENNVTTPDLKRLSDSCAGEISSAIVAIKLASSYINIGRRAEAFTLLQNFIKRHPKNPYNQQIKQLLSRTDIVIPKGIVKVGIILPISGEYSEQARAVLAGIRYAQKKWNEKAEVQIELVIKDSQGDIVRTVEATRELLQDNGVLAIIGELDRDKTVAISAAINNYNMPLIAPTTSGVNVTKLNNYTFQLNPDLGSRGEKLAEYAVKKMNLKTFATLAPMDDYGRQMADAFTATVEKLGGSVLTQKWYFPGTKDLGRQMKSIREMGFNMMNRDSLIHYYTKGMSPIQKRRFDLETIPVTSIDGVFIPCATEEIQYIAPQFAFVNIRTQLFGGENWYELDELRKVQQYVDGVIFCSGYFKDETNPDFIRFQKDFTKIMKRKPDVMELYGYDAMQVFEGAVSKNHLTREEVANFLSNLKNLSGIRGKISIDTETGINRAMRLITYKNGRFSLIETGQ